The Mus pahari chromosome 2, PAHARI_EIJ_v1.1, whole genome shotgun sequence genomic interval GGTGAGGTAGCTGTGACAAGGCTCACAGTGTAGACAGTGTTTGAGTTGGAGATAGAAACAGGTGCTGGATCCCAGAAACCCTAGTTAAACACCCTATGTCTCCCAAGGTACAGAGGTACGGAGGAGACTGTGATAATGAAGGCTGAGCCTGGGACCAGGGAGAGAAAATTTTGTAACAGGAAGAGAGAGTCCTGTGGGCAGAGGGGGAAGTGGAACAAAGTGGAAAAGATGGGGAACagcaaaagcagagaaaggattCTCAGGTCATCCTAGAAGTCAGAGCTTCTTTTGCAGACAAGGcaaagatcatgaatttgaggatCCCTTAGTTGTGCAAGGGACCCTCCACTGTCGCTGTGAATTCCATGGTTCTTGTGAACCCCCGTTCATGTAAAAGCCCAGATTTGTTCTGAAATCTTTTGTACATTACCCCCCAAGAGCCTTGACTCCAGAGGCCACAGCAAGTTTTCCAGGCATGGTCCTACTTTGTGCATGGCCTAATTATTTGTAGCTCCCCTGTCACTTCAGGGGTAGTTGGATTTGGAAGATAAACATTCTGGAGGATGAAGTGTTCCCACTCTAAGAGCAGGGCCACTAAAgaaggagggatctgggagggagaatGAGTAAGAAGCAGGGAGCCACAGAGGAATGGGTCTTTACTACAAATGAATCGGTGGGCTGAGAATgtggctcagttagtagagtgtttgcctagcatgcatgaagccctgggttcaatcccttgCACCATataagccaggtatgatggcacatgaCTGCTATTTTAGCACTAAggatgtggaagcaggaggatcagacactcaaggtcatccttgaccaTAGAGTGAGTTAAGGCTAACCTAGGCTgcaagagacactgtctcaaaaaataatagtactgggctggtgagatggctcagcaggtaagagcacccgactgttcttccaaaggtcctgagttcaaatcccagaaaccacatggtggctcacaaccatctgtaacaagatctggcgccctcttctggagtgtctgaagacagctacagtgtacttacataaataaataaatctttaaaaaaaatagtactaACTATTAATAATAGTACTAACTGGCAAAGGACTAGCAGACTACTGACTTTCCGTATCAGAAGGCAAAGACCTAACTGCTCACAGGTCTATACTCTATGGACATGGATGGGGTCTCTGTTCTTCCAGTTTTTAACTTTACATGGTCTCTACCAGGTCTGCCTGAGGACCTCATCCAGAAAGGGAAGGACATCAAGGGCGTGTCAGAAATCGTGCACGAAGGGAAGAAAATCAAACTCACCATCACCTATGGACCCAAAGTGGTCCACAATGAGTTCACCTTGGGGGAGGAGTGCGAACTGGAGACCATGACTGGGGAAAAAGTCAAGGTATGTAGTCCCACCTCTGGCCACCATCTGTTTCCCAAAACTTCTCCTAACAGAGACCATGTCACTGAAACGATTTCAGGCAGGAGACGCAGAGAGCTCTGAGGGTGGACTTCTCATTGTCTCAGGGATTGTGGGCCTCTAGGCTCTCACAGTGGAGGATATGGGAATAAAGGGGCACAGAGCAGGAGCCTCAGTCTCAGGGTCTCCCAGGCACAGTGCTCCTGGCTCTCAGAGTCCTTCAAGGAGAGCCTGGAACTGGGGCACATTGCTGTCAGTGAGAACCTTTATCTGAGCCAGGGTAGCTTTGCTTCCGCTGGGAGGTGGTTCCAGGCAGCAATGCCAGCTGTCTGTAAGCTGTGTGAGTAGTGGACGGGTGGTAGCAGAGAGATCCAGAGGCTGTGGGTCCTGCCATCTGTCCCTCCTATGAGGCCTGCATAGCCTAGGGTAGCGGGTGAAATGTGCATCTGTTCTCTGTCCCTGCCCTTTCCAGACAGCTTTGTGCCTCAAATTCAGCAGGAGTCTCTTTATTGCTTCTGCTTGCTCTTATGTCTGCCTCTTTTACAAGACAAGGAGAAGAGAGGGCTGGGCTTCTCCTGATTGGTTCATGACAAGGGTTGAGTTGTCATGAGTTTTACACAGCCCTTTTTCAATGCCCACTCTAGAGGCAGATATTTGATGTCTTTTGCTCTCGATTAGGATtctcccctccatccccctcttacttcctttctttttattcatttttccccCTTAGCATCTTGCCATGGAGCCCatactagcctcaaactcagcatcTTCATGCTCCTGCCTCATGCGTGTTAGAAAGCCTAAAGTACTGTGTCCAGTCATGATTCTATTTACTACCGTCCTTGATGTATACAGCTTGGAATTGGCactacaataaaaacaaaacaaccaaaaaaaaccaaaaacaaaacaaaacaaacaaacaaacaaaaaaaccctcagtaGCTACCAAAGAAAActgaatccccacccccacccccacccccagctgatTGGAGTTTTTCTACTGTCTCCCTCCACAAGCTTGAGAAATGggactttatattttattttcagatttttctcccAGGGCAGAACTACTTAGGTAGgcttgacattttctttcattcatgaatacccttgacattttctttcattcataaatACCCTCTATTTCCAATTAGCACCAGAGAACTGGAGAGGGACAGGACATTTAATTCCTTGTCAGTTGATACCATGCAGGGAACCAACTTCATTAGCTTCACTGCCAGGCCATTGCTCAAGGGCCACGCCTGTCTTCCCTGCAGGCAGTCGTTAAGATGGAAGGTAACAATAAAATGGTGACAACTTTCAAAGGCATCAAGTCCGTGACTGAACTCAATGGAGACACAATCACCAATGTAAGTTGGCCCTCTGGTCTTCCCATCTAGTGCTTGAGGTGaatggtgtgcttgtgtgtgcttgtgtgtgtgtgtgtgtgtgtgtgtgtgtgtgtgtgtaaaggatgAGGGACAGCTGGATGCCATCACTCATTATTCACCCTTTCCTCTCGAGACCTGGACTTTCTATCTTGCCTCTTGTCAATGTCTTCTACCACCTAAGAAGATCCATTATGTACCACGGAGTTGATAGATATCTTATCAGATCTATTGAACACTTTTCTAATCCGGGAAAGTAAGGCAGTGACCAGAAGAGCTGGTTGAATGGCAGCATCAGGGTTTCCTGACCTGGGTCTGACTCTTGGGCTAATCTCACAGCGGCTCACTACTCAAGCAAACCCCAGGGGAGTCTGTTCACACTATAGACAGTGAGGACTGCACTCAGGACACCGGCAGCCATCTTGTTCTTGTCAACACACAGCAGAATATCAGGGCGAATCCCTGAGAGATAGAAGAGCGGTATCTTAAGGGAGGGGCAGCCTTTTCTAATTCACCTGTGTCTCACACCTCCTTGTGCGCCACTTACAGGGACAgccactcccctgcctctgcctctctcctccttgCCCACTCCCTGACACTTACCCTTTTCCCAGCAGCAGCAAACTGGATGGGTGaggatgtgtgtggtgtgctgagGCACAGGATAGTATGTGCAAAGCATAGCTAGCCTTGCCCTGTGTCTGTTGCCATGGGGCCTCACACCTCACACTCAGGCCATAGGATAGAAGTCCATTCAACCCAGAGATGTCCCAGAGTTCACTGTGTCTGCCGATATCCTGTCCAGGAGGCCTCATGGCCTCCTACAGCAGCACTTCCCATCAATGAAAACCTCCACAAGGGAGGCTTTGTGTGTCCATTGATGTAATTATTTGATGACATCAGAGTAATTAACAGCCTTAGCACTAACCAATGAGCCACACAGCCAGCCATGTTCCATAGCCCAGGTGCCTAATGAATGCCTCTGCCCACTTGGAGTCATGTGTTTACCAAGTTTATGGCCACTAATGAATGGCACGCTGGGTATGCACTCCTGTGCCATCATCCTCCATACCCAGCTGTTGGTCATGCTTTGTCCCCACTACAGTAATTCATAGTGTTTCTCTCATGGTCAGGTCTTCCAGCTTTCCTTTGTATCCAAAATGCACCTCAGGCAGGTCACAGAAGGCAAATCCCTAAGTGACCGCATCTGGTCAAGTGAAAATCCCCCTCcaccatggagagagagaggggcatcAATCACGAAACATTCACGCCCCACACTCTTGCCCCTCACTCCATCAAAAGAGCAGGTGTGTCCAGTGTTCTCCTGTGCTCATTCACACCGTTCATACAATATGAGGGAAGTAGATAGCACCTACTATGTTCCAGTCTAGTGGCCCACTGTACATATGCTTGTGCTCAGCCACAGGTCATTAATGTGCAGGAAAAGATCTCAATGAAATGTTGAGACATTAGATTAGGCCGCTCTGGATGGTTTCTCTATCGCTGTCATTGATTCAGGAAGCCATTCAGTGGCTGGTAAGACAGACCTCCTTCCATATGAACAAGAGAAGTGAGGAGACGCAGCGTGCTATCCGAGAAAAGATTGCCAATGGCACCTCAGCTCTGAGAGAAAATGGGCATTTTTTCAAGTTGTTTAATGTGTCAGCACTTTTGGGACCATTTGGGGcagttactttttgtttgtttgttttacaattcatcatcaagaaaatatttcataataccTCTTTTGACTTTCAGACCATGACACTGGGCGACATTGTCTACAAGAGAGTCAGCAAGAGAATTTAGAC includes:
- the Fabp1 gene encoding fatty acid-binding protein, liver, with amino-acid sequence MNFSGKYQLQSQENFEPFMKAIGLPEDLIQKGKDIKGVSEIVHEGKKIKLTITYGPKVVHNEFTLGEECELETMTGEKVKAVVKMEGNNKMVTTFKGIKSVTELNGDTITNTMTLGDIVYKRVSKRI